A region of Nostoc sp. 'Peltigera membranacea cyanobiont' N6 DNA encodes the following proteins:
- a CDS encoding DUF3352 domain-containing protein — protein sequence MNSQRSFIGFIVAGAIALLIAIAGIYWFFAKSPANLIASTSQPGAAIFVSKLSPAMVSLLANPDRLQALDREEELSKLKTSLFAKSGIDYKQDVQPWLGNEITLAIATLDIDRDSENGQQPGYLLALATKQPEKSREFLELLFSKRALAGATLAVEQYKGVKLISDNQPKEDLLAGAVVGEGFVLFANDPKVLRDAINNVQAPDLNLTSSPEYQKATKELPKGGLAVAFLNLPVVAKWQGLELPEQLYNSQIISLALNPKGLLAETTFLTSSEILSPSSPLSKPVGALQYVPASAGLAISGSNLSNLGNSDLAKLWRQATATVYGSGEDVVSRLAKPLVDVQKRWGINLPEDIFSWVQGEYAVALLPEKEQATPHWVFVVEKSETVEQGVARLDAIASSNGLSINTLTIDKQDKQKISAWTELTTATKKSDVKEGASFTIETKVRGLHTALGNYEIFTSDLETMDEILTTKDNNSLIDNPNFKDSIAAIPLPNQGYIYLDWTKSQNLLERQVPILKLAEVLGKPFFDNLRSLTVSSYGTDTRSLKGGVFFQLNNS from the coding sequence GTGAATAGTCAACGCTCATTTATCGGTTTTATCGTCGCAGGTGCGATCGCATTGCTAATTGCGATCGCAGGCATTTACTGGTTTTTCGCCAAAAGTCCGGCTAACCTGATTGCTTCTACCTCCCAGCCTGGTGCAGCCATATTCGTGTCGAAACTATCTCCTGCAATGGTTTCATTGCTGGCCAATCCCGATCGGTTACAGGCGTTGGATCGTGAAGAGGAACTATCTAAACTCAAAACCAGTTTATTCGCCAAGAGTGGCATAGATTATAAACAAGACGTTCAACCCTGGTTAGGGAATGAAATTACATTAGCGATCGCCACCTTAGATATCGATCGGGACTCAGAAAATGGACAGCAGCCAGGGTATCTGTTAGCACTAGCAACCAAGCAACCAGAGAAAAGCCGCGAATTTCTCGAATTGTTGTTTTCCAAACGGGCGTTAGCTGGCGCAACCTTAGCTGTTGAACAATACAAAGGCGTAAAGCTGATTTCTGATAATCAACCAAAAGAGGATTTGCTTGCAGGTGCGGTTGTTGGTGAAGGCTTTGTGTTGTTTGCTAACGATCCGAAAGTGTTGCGAGATGCGATCAATAACGTCCAAGCACCCGATCTAAACTTGACTAGCTCCCCCGAATACCAAAAAGCTACCAAAGAACTACCTAAAGGGGGTTTAGCTGTCGCGTTCTTGAATCTTCCCGTTGTGGCAAAATGGCAAGGCTTAGAACTACCAGAACAACTTTATAACAGCCAAATTATTTCTCTGGCGTTGAATCCCAAAGGATTGCTAGCAGAAACCACCTTTTTGACTTCATCGGAAATTCTTTCTCCATCCTCGCCACTATCTAAACCTGTGGGAGCATTGCAGTATGTTCCAGCATCCGCAGGTTTGGCAATTTCCGGCTCAAATTTGAGTAATTTGGGTAACAGTGATTTAGCTAAACTTTGGAGACAAGCAACAGCTACTGTATATGGTTCTGGGGAAGATGTTGTTTCTCGGTTAGCAAAACCTTTGGTAGATGTTCAAAAACGCTGGGGGATAAACTTACCAGAGGATATTTTTAGCTGGGTACAAGGAGAATATGCCGTAGCATTGTTACCTGAGAAAGAGCAAGCAACACCTCATTGGGTTTTTGTAGTAGAAAAATCTGAGACTGTAGAACAAGGCGTTGCTCGATTAGATGCGATCGCATCATCCAATGGACTGAGCATTAATACCCTGACTATAGACAAGCAAGATAAGCAAAAAATCTCTGCTTGGACAGAGTTAACTACGGCGACTAAAAAAAGTGATGTTAAAGAGGGAGCATCTTTCACTATTGAAACAAAAGTGCGGGGATTGCATACAGCTTTAGGAAATTACGAAATTTTCACCTCTGACTTAGAAACTATGGATGAAATTCTTACAACTAAGGATAATAATTCCTTAATTGACAATCCTAATTTCAAAGATAGTATTGCTGCGATTCCTTTACCAAACCAAGGCTATATATATCTTGACTGGACAAAGAGCCAGAATTTGTTAGAGCGCCAAGTACCGATTCTCAAACTAGCGGAAGTTTTAGGTAAACCGTTTTTTGATAACTTGCGATCGCTCACAGTCAGCAGTTATGGAACTGACACGCGATCGCTCAAAGGTGGCGTTTTCTTCCAACTCAATAATTCCTGA
- a CDS encoding tetratricopeptide repeat protein — protein MLSKKHSNQLKVTHNLNLEKETFLQINQQSLAELLTFIDFADTQLTIGFVAVNFAEDRNTLIEILDNHPRCLDIQFEILNFAAPNLRFLRDEIIRDLKEIHLDADKKLVLIVIGLEKSIGLSGEYPPVLQDLNFVRDAFTNSVPHPILIFLPDHALMRLAKYAPDFWAWRKGVFYFQTVQSTQDLAIEKTIESERILGSLDLAERQERIDLLERLLMEESTDIRTRITILQELGAAYRSIAEAEKSEYFLLKALKLTEEDENLAGIKASVLHELGDTYHDLGEWDKAIALFNQSLEITEHIDDVQGKAVTLYELAGIYANKGDVDKAIALYNQSLEITERIGDVHSKAATLHDLAGIYADKGDVDKAIALYNQSLEINERIGNFQTKAAILSNLGILYANKGEVDEAIALYNQSLEITQRIGNVQGKAATLSNLGILYANKGEVDEAIALYNQSLEIKERIGDVQGKAATLHNLAGIYANKGEVDEAIALFNLSLEINERIGNVQGKANTLRWLGHLAEQQGEYTKAISYLQPALEILQRLKSPDAESVSASLDRIIRNS, from the coding sequence ATGCTTTCCAAGAAGCACTCAAATCAGCTAAAAGTAACCCATAATTTAAATTTAGAAAAAGAAACTTTTTTGCAAATAAATCAGCAGTCATTAGCGGAACTGTTAACCTTTATTGACTTTGCTGACACTCAGTTAACGATTGGGTTCGTTGCTGTTAATTTTGCTGAAGATAGAAATACTTTAATTGAAATCCTTGACAACCATCCTCGATGTCTTGATATTCAATTTGAAATTCTCAATTTTGCTGCTCCTAATTTGCGTTTTTTAAGGGATGAGATTATTCGTGATTTAAAAGAAATTCATTTAGATGCGGATAAAAAACTAGTATTAATTGTTATCGGTTTAGAAAAGTCTATTGGTTTATCTGGAGAATATCCGCCTGTACTCCAAGACTTGAACTTTGTCCGAGACGCTTTTACTAATAGTGTTCCTCACCCTATACTGATATTTTTGCCAGATCATGCCCTAATGCGTTTGGCAAAATATGCCCCAGATTTTTGGGCATGGAGAAAAGGAGTATTTTATTTTCAAACAGTTCAGTCTACTCAAGACTTGGCTATTGAAAAAACTATTGAGTCTGAGAGAATATTAGGAAGTTTAGATTTAGCAGAAAGGCAAGAGCGGATTGATTTACTTGAGCGCTTGCTAATGGAAGAATCAACAGATATACGCACCCGCATTACTATTTTGCAGGAATTAGGGGCAGCTTATAGGAGTATTGCTGAGGCAGAAAAATCAGAATATTTTTTGCTAAAAGCTTTGAAGTTAACTGAAGAAGATGAAAATTTAGCAGGAATTAAAGCCAGCGTTCTCCACGAACTGGGTGACACATATCATGATTTGGGAGAATGGGATAAAGCGATCGCACTTTTCAATCAGTCTTTGGAAATAACTGAACACATTGATGATGTCCAAGGCAAAGCGGTGACGTTGTACGAACTCGCAGGTATCTACGCCAACAAAGGCGATGTGGATAAAGCGATCGCACTCTACAATCAGTCTTTGGAAATAACTGAACGCATTGGTGATGTCCACAGCAAAGCAGCGACGTTGCACGACCTAGCAGGTATCTACGCCGACAAAGGGGATGTGGATAAAGCGATCGCACTCTACAATCAGTCTTTGGAAATAAATGAACGCATTGGAAATTTCCAAACCAAAGCGGCGATATTGAGCAATCTGGGAATTCTTTACGCCAATAAAGGGGAAGTGGATGAAGCGATCGCACTCTACAATCAGTCTTTGGAAATAACACAACGCATTGGAAATGTCCAAGGCAAAGCAGCGACGTTGAGCAATCTGGGAATTCTTTACGCCAACAAAGGGGAAGTGGATGAAGCGATCGCACTCTACAATCAGTCTTTGGAAATAAAAGAACGCATTGGAGATGTCCAAGGCAAAGCGGCGACGTTGCACAATCTAGCAGGTATCTACGCCAACAAAGGGGAAGTGGATGAAGCGATCGCACTTTTCAATCTGTCTTTGGAAATAAATGAACGCATTGGTAATGTCCAAGGTAAAGCAAATACTCTGAGGTGGTTAGGACATTTAGCAGAACAGCAGGGTGAATACACTAAAGCGATCTCCTATTTGCAACCAGCTTTAGAGATTTTGCAACGATTGAAGTCACCAGATGCTGAAAGTGTAAGTGCAAGTCTTGATAGGATAATTCGTAATTCGTAA
- the urtB gene encoding urea ABC transporter permease subunit UrtB yields the protein MLAGFLEAVFNGISIGAVLLIAALGLAIIFGLMGVINMAHGELMMFGAYTTFVVQNVCKQLGGVWFEVYIFLALIIAFIFTAAVGLILERGVIRYLYGRPLETLLATWGVSLIFQQFVRSVNWVLIIGITIFSLLFFGGLWILNSRTDLGRVRNWIVTVIFLLSLGVTITTGNLLSKTYQLAVTQPWFGAQNVDVTAPTWLQAGISLGGVQLPFARLFIIALTIICVAGIYLFLQRSSWGLRIRAVTQNRSMSACLGIPTQKVDAITFALGSGLAGVAGCAISLLGSVGPNTGQNYIIDTFMVVVVGGVGNLAGTILAALGIGTANFLIGSGTLALLFTPVKPLADLFTFFATTSMAKVMVFALIIVFLQLKPGGIFPQKGRTVDV from the coding sequence GTGTTAGCAGGATTCTTAGAAGCTGTATTTAATGGCATTAGTATTGGTGCTGTATTATTGATTGCCGCGTTGGGACTAGCCATTATATTTGGATTGATGGGTGTCATCAATATGGCACATGGCGAGTTGATGATGTTTGGGGCTTATACAACATTTGTTGTGCAAAATGTCTGTAAGCAATTGGGTGGGGTGTGGTTTGAAGTCTATATATTTTTGGCTTTGATTATTGCTTTTATTTTCACGGCTGCTGTGGGATTAATTCTAGAAAGAGGCGTGATTCGTTATCTCTATGGACGACCATTAGAAACTCTCTTAGCAACTTGGGGAGTAAGTTTGATTTTTCAGCAGTTTGTTCGCAGCGTAAATTGGGTCTTGATAATTGGCATAACTATATTTTCTCTGTTATTTTTTGGAGGTTTATGGATTTTAAATTCCCGCACAGATTTGGGAAGGGTTCGTAACTGGATTGTGACGGTGATATTTTTATTATCGCTGGGTGTGACAATCACAACGGGCAATTTATTAAGCAAAACTTATCAGCTAGCAGTAACTCAACCTTGGTTTGGCGCTCAAAATGTGGATGTAACAGCACCTACTTGGTTACAAGCGGGGATATCTTTAGGTGGTGTGCAATTGCCCTTTGCTAGGTTATTTATTATCGCTTTAACGATAATCTGTGTAGCAGGAATTTATTTATTTTTACAACGTTCTAGCTGGGGTTTAAGAATTCGGGCTGTGACACAAAACCGGAGTATGAGTGCTTGTTTGGGTATCCCAACTCAAAAGGTTGATGCGATTACTTTTGCATTGGGTTCTGGTTTAGCTGGTGTGGCTGGATGTGCGATTAGTTTACTCGGTTCGGTGGGGCCGAATACGGGACAAAACTATATTATTGATACTTTTATGGTTGTTGTCGTTGGAGGTGTGGGTAATTTAGCCGGGACGATTTTGGCTGCTTTGGGTATTGGTACGGCTAATTTTTTAATCGGTTCTGGGACTCTGGCTTTGTTGTTTACTCCTGTGAAGCCTTTGGCTGATTTGTTTACTTTTTTTGCGACGACGAGTATGGCTAAGGTGATGGTGTTTGCGCTGATTATTGTGTTTTTACAGTTGAAGCCTGGGGGAATTTTTCCGCAGAAGGGACGTACTGTTGATGTTTAA
- the cysE gene encoding serine O-acetyltransferase, which produces MLSILRADFRIIFERDPAARNWLEVLFCYPGLQALLFHRLAHWLYTVGLPFIPRLISHVARFLTGIEIHPGAAIGQSVFIDHGMGVVIGETAIVGDYALIYQGVTLGGTGKECGKRHPTVGENVVVGAGAKVLGNIQIGNNVRIGAGSVVLRDVPSDCTVVGVPGRIMYRSGVRVSPLEHNNLPDSEAQVIRALVDRIEALEEQIQTLQRTNYSEKTPVLVGCLATKEDEPTHDTRWCNLKDKTIQQFLDGAGI; this is translated from the coding sequence GTGCTATCTATACTGCGTGCTGACTTTCGTATCATATTTGAACGTGACCCAGCTGCCCGTAACTGGTTGGAAGTTTTATTTTGTTACCCTGGTTTGCAAGCCCTGCTATTCCATAGGCTGGCTCACTGGCTGTATACTGTTGGTCTTCCCTTTATTCCCCGCCTGATTTCTCACGTGGCTAGGTTTTTGACTGGAATTGAAATCCACCCTGGTGCAGCAATTGGGCAAAGCGTGTTTATTGACCACGGTATGGGTGTAGTAATTGGTGAAACTGCGATCGTGGGAGACTATGCCCTAATTTATCAAGGTGTCACCCTTGGAGGTACTGGTAAAGAATGTGGTAAGCGCCATCCAACTGTGGGTGAAAACGTCGTAGTCGGCGCTGGAGCAAAGGTACTGGGCAATATCCAAATTGGTAATAATGTCCGTATTGGCGCTGGATCTGTTGTTCTCAGGGATGTCCCTTCAGACTGTACTGTGGTAGGGGTGCCTGGGCGCATCATGTATCGTTCTGGAGTTCGGGTTTCACCTCTTGAACACAATAACTTACCAGATTCAGAAGCTCAAGTAATTCGTGCTTTAGTAGACCGAATTGAGGCGTTGGAAGAACAAATACAAACTCTTCAGCGCACCAATTATTCAGAAAAAACTCCTGTTTTAGTGGGTTGTTTAGCCACCAAAGAAGATGAGCCAACCCACGATACTCGCTGGTGCAACCTCAAAGATAAGACCATCCAGCAATTTCTAGATGGTGCTGGCATTTAG
- a CDS encoding rhodanese-like domain-containing protein — protein sequence MNQISVEELAKRLSSGDGSIQLVDVREPEELAIASIEGFVNLPLSKFAEWGDEVPTLFNPQAETLVLCHHGIRSAQMCQWLIAQGFTNVQNISGGIDAYSILVDHSIPQY from the coding sequence ATGAACCAGATTAGTGTAGAAGAACTGGCAAAACGTCTTTCCTCTGGTGATGGAAGTATACAGCTAGTGGATGTGCGAGAACCAGAAGAATTGGCGATCGCTAGCATTGAGGGCTTTGTCAACCTACCTTTGAGTAAATTTGCCGAATGGGGAGATGAAGTACCTACCCTCTTCAATCCCCAAGCTGAAACCCTTGTATTATGCCACCACGGTATTCGCTCTGCCCAGATGTGCCAGTGGTTAATTGCTCAAGGTTTTACAAATGTGCAAAATATTTCTGGCGGTATTGACGCTTACTCCATCTTAGTAGACCATTCAATTCCCCAGTATTAG
- the urtA gene encoding urea ABC transporter substrate-binding protein, which translates to MRRQFNRRKFLIYGSLTFGSSFFIKACANNSPTVTESPVASPAATPAAATSGNTIKVGILHSLSGTMAISEKSVVDAEKLAIKEINAAGGILGKQIEAVTEDGASNWDTFREKATKLIDQDKVAVVFGCWTSASRKNVKPVFESKNHMLWYPVQYEGQECSKNIFYTGAAPNQQIEPSVDWLLKNKGKEFFLVGSDYVFPRTANTIIKAQLEALGGKTVGEDYLPLGNTEVTPIITKIKQNLPNGGVIYNTLNGDSNVAFFKQLKGAGLTPDKYPSMSVSIAEEEVKAIGVEYLKGHYAAWNYFQTVDTPANKKFVAAFKKEYGENRVTNDPMEAAYIAVYLWKQAVEKAGTTDIAKVSAAAYGQTLDAPEGKVTMGANHHISKIVRIGQVRQDGLFDIVYATPAPVEPVPWNQFVKETKGFACDWSDPAKGGKYKKI; encoded by the coding sequence ATGAGAAGACAATTTAACAGACGCAAGTTTTTAATCTACGGTTCTTTAACTTTTGGAAGCAGCTTTTTTATCAAAGCTTGCGCGAATAATTCCCCAACTGTTACAGAGAGTCCAGTCGCGTCTCCTGCTGCAACTCCTGCTGCGGCTACTTCTGGTAACACCATCAAAGTAGGTATTTTGCACTCTCTGAGTGGTACGATGGCTATTAGTGAAAAAAGCGTTGTCGATGCTGAAAAATTAGCAATCAAGGAAATTAACGCTGCTGGTGGTATCTTAGGTAAACAAATTGAAGCAGTTACCGAAGATGGTGCTTCTAACTGGGATACTTTTAGAGAAAAGGCAACTAAGCTAATAGATCAAGATAAAGTCGCTGTAGTTTTTGGTTGCTGGACTTCTGCTAGCCGTAAAAATGTGAAGCCAGTATTCGAGAGCAAAAATCACATGCTCTGGTATCCCGTGCAATATGAAGGACAAGAGTGTTCTAAAAATATTTTCTACACTGGTGCAGCACCAAATCAGCAAATTGAGCCATCTGTTGATTGGTTATTGAAAAATAAAGGTAAAGAATTCTTTTTAGTTGGCTCTGACTATGTTTTTCCTCGCACTGCTAACACAATTATTAAAGCCCAATTAGAAGCGTTGGGCGGGAAAACAGTTGGTGAGGATTATTTACCTCTAGGCAACACAGAAGTTACACCTATCATTACGAAAATAAAACAAAATTTGCCTAATGGTGGCGTGATTTACAACACCCTAAATGGTGATAGCAATGTTGCTTTCTTCAAACAATTAAAAGGGGCTGGATTGACACCAGATAAATATCCCTCTATGTCTGTAAGTATTGCTGAAGAAGAAGTCAAAGCCATCGGTGTAGAGTATCTCAAAGGTCATTATGCTGCTTGGAACTATTTCCAAACAGTAGACACACCTGCTAATAAGAAGTTTGTTGCAGCTTTCAAGAAAGAGTATGGTGAAAATCGGGTAACAAATGACCCAATGGAAGCAGCATACATCGCCGTTTATTTGTGGAAGCAAGCAGTAGAAAAAGCTGGGACTACAGACATAGCGAAAGTCAGTGCTGCGGCTTATGGTCAAACTCTAGATGCACCTGAAGGTAAAGTGACAATGGGTGCTAATCATCACATCTCTAAAATTGTGCGGATTGGTCAAGTTAGACAAGATGGTTTATTTGATATTGTCTATGCTACTCCTGCACCAGTTGAGCCAGTTCCTTGGAATCAATTTGTGAAAGAGACTAAAGGATTTGCTTGTGATTGGAGTGACCCTGCGAAGGGTGGTAAGTACAAGAAAATCTAA
- a CDS encoding NAD(P)/FAD-dependent oxidoreductase, giving the protein MKTYDWIVVGGGIAGAALAYELVKTGFAVLLLEQYQTPQNATRYSYGGLAYWSGNTPLTRQLCEDAIARYHILSQELDADIQFRELDLLLTISAANDPEATAASYNDSAIPPRLLSIQEACELEPLLNREAISGALTVKHGHIHPEKTSLAYIQAFLRAGGEMQITQVLQVLQDGVKTTTATFHSANVVICAGGLSRQLLKSAGIPVKLYFTHAEIIETPPVDVQLRTLVMPANQERFQLEAESTQVDNLWDEVGNELVAPILDAGAIQFQDGSIRIGQISRAIADPYAKVNSEESEKWLRKSVGQVLPALGNLPGTWHNCLVAFSSDRQPLIGTIPGFDTIHLFWGFSTPLVIIPPLSKRFANFASGKKDEIILQLSLDH; this is encoded by the coding sequence ATGAAAACCTATGACTGGATCGTGGTTGGCGGTGGAATTGCGGGTGCTGCACTCGCTTATGAATTAGTCAAAACAGGTTTTGCTGTACTTTTGTTGGAGCAATACCAAACACCACAGAATGCAACTCGCTATAGTTATGGTGGGCTTGCTTATTGGTCGGGGAATACGCCACTAACTCGGCAATTGTGCGAAGATGCGATCGCGCGTTACCATATCCTATCTCAAGAGTTAGACGCTGATATTCAGTTTCGGGAATTAGATTTATTACTTACTATTTCAGCCGCTAATGACCCAGAAGCAACGGCTGCATCATATAATGATTCTGCCATCCCACCCCGTTTACTCAGTATCCAAGAAGCTTGTGAGTTGGAACCACTGCTAAATCGAGAGGCGATATCTGGTGCTTTAACTGTTAAACACGGTCATATTCACCCAGAAAAAACATCACTTGCTTACATCCAAGCTTTTCTGCGGGCTGGCGGTGAAATGCAGATTACCCAAGTTTTGCAAGTACTGCAAGATGGTGTAAAAACCACAACTGCAACTTTCCACAGTGCGAACGTTGTCATCTGTGCAGGTGGACTCAGCCGCCAACTACTAAAATCTGCTGGTATTCCCGTCAAGCTGTATTTTACCCACGCAGAAATCATTGAAACGCCACCTGTGGATGTGCAGTTACGCACCTTAGTTATGCCAGCGAATCAGGAACGTTTTCAACTAGAAGCTGAATCTACTCAAGTTGATAATTTGTGGGATGAAGTAGGTAATGAGTTAGTAGCACCGATTTTAGATGCGGGTGCAATTCAGTTTCAAGATGGTAGTATCCGCATTGGTCAAATTAGCCGTGCGATCGCAGATCCTTATGCCAAGGTAAACTCGGAAGAAAGTGAAAAGTGGTTGCGAAAAAGTGTTGGTCAAGTTTTACCAGCTTTGGGAAATTTACCAGGAACTTGGCATAATTGCTTGGTGGCATTTAGTAGCGATCGCCAGCCGTTGATTGGTACTATCCCAGGATTTGACACCATTCATTTATTCTGGGGATTTAGCACTCCTTTGGTGATTATACCACCTTTATCAAAGCGCTTTGCTAACTTTGCTTCTGGCAAGAAAGATGAAATTATTCTCCAGCTATCTCTTGATCATTGA
- a CDS encoding Npun_F5749 family FMN-dependent PPOX-type flavoprotein, with translation MSLAPWRSAIAHALHRNRSLVYARYLQLATVQPNGRPANRTLVFRGFLEDTNQLRFITDIRSAKADQIQQQPWAEVCWYFPNTREQFRINGDLTLVSSDDSHQDLHPARTAIWQELSDAARLQFAWPHPGKPRIKEAGAFEPSPPDPIEPVPNFCLLLLEPVQVDHLELRGEPQNRWLYCRNDQHNNQQQWTSEAINP, from the coding sequence ATGTCTCTTGCTCCTTGGCGAAGTGCGATCGCTCATGCACTCCATCGGAACCGCAGCCTTGTTTATGCCCGTTACCTGCAACTAGCAACGGTGCAGCCAAACGGTCGCCCCGCTAATCGTACCCTAGTCTTTCGCGGCTTCCTAGAAGATACAAACCAGCTAAGATTTATCACCGATATCCGTAGCGCTAAAGCCGACCAGATACAGCAACAACCTTGGGCAGAAGTTTGCTGGTACTTCCCCAATACACGAGAACAATTCCGCATCAATGGCGATTTGACCCTAGTCAGCAGTGATGATTCTCACCAGGATTTACACCCAGCCCGAACCGCAATCTGGCAAGAACTGAGTGATGCTGCACGTTTACAATTTGCTTGGCCCCATCCTGGTAAACCCAGAATCAAAGAAGCAGGGGCCTTTGAGCCATCACCACCCGATCCTATTGAGCCAGTACCTAATTTTTGTCTACTGCTACTTGAACCAGTGCAAGTAGACCATTTAGAATTACGCGGCGAACCACAAAATCGATGGCTTTACTGTCGTAATGACCAGCATAATAACCAGCAACAGTGGACTAGCGAAGCGATTAATCCGTGA
- a CDS encoding P-loop NTPase fold protein: MSSLPPNRANTLKAAFRVCDVAPLVSNKDIERYYVNLSKVRKTEAINSIKKRLDFLEPAEFCSLLFTGHRGCGKSTELRKIQQEWESQYKVIYIEADAELDILDAEYTDLYLVIIKKVADVLYTSELNFDAKLLTNFESWFKEITQETEQTVERSASIGAEAEAGIKIPFLSKLLGKIQAQIKGADKQRKTVRQNLQKDIGRLQADINLLLGDAFVKLKSKYPEYEKGFLIIFDNLDRVPPNVAKHLFCDYAFQLQSLHCTIIYTAPISIVYSENNLSNSFDTPNIVPMVNIYEFEQDKTDLDHNDDGLTAITSLIEQRVEVDAVFESRQLLVDLAKASGGHIRQLMQIASQAFLTAATRDREKVTADDIIYAIKQEQFNFERSISTEYYSALAAVCVNKDVSKDEIGRLMLFSLWVFEYNGKNRWNYVNPVVRQIHAFQEALKSAKSNP; encoded by the coding sequence ATGAGTTCCTTACCCCCTAATCGTGCTAATACCCTCAAAGCTGCTTTTCGTGTTTGTGATGTAGCTCCTTTAGTGAGTAATAAAGACATTGAACGTTATTATGTTAACTTATCAAAAGTTCGCAAGACAGAAGCAATTAATTCTATTAAAAAACGCTTAGATTTTCTGGAACCCGCAGAATTTTGCAGTCTTCTATTTACTGGACATCGGGGATGCGGTAAAAGTACAGAATTAAGGAAGATTCAGCAAGAATGGGAATCTCAATATAAAGTTATTTATATAGAAGCCGACGCTGAACTAGATATATTAGACGCAGAATACACAGATTTATATTTGGTAATTATTAAAAAAGTTGCTGATGTCCTATACACATCGGAATTAAATTTTGATGCAAAACTTTTAACTAATTTTGAGTCTTGGTTTAAAGAAATTACTCAAGAAACTGAACAAACAGTTGAAAGGTCAGCAAGTATCGGCGCTGAGGCAGAAGCAGGAATAAAAATTCCCTTTCTTTCAAAGCTATTGGGTAAAATACAGGCTCAAATTAAAGGCGCTGACAAACAAAGAAAAACGGTTCGTCAGAATTTACAAAAAGATATTGGTCGTTTACAAGCAGATATAAATTTGTTATTAGGCGATGCTTTTGTCAAGCTTAAATCAAAATACCCGGAATATGAAAAAGGATTTTTAATTATTTTCGATAACTTAGACAGAGTACCTCCAAATGTAGCTAAACATTTATTTTGTGATTACGCATTTCAATTACAAAGTCTACATTGTACGATTATCTATACAGCACCAATTTCTATTGTCTATTCTGAAAATAACTTGAGTAATTCTTTCGACACTCCCAATATTGTGCCGATGGTCAACATATATGAGTTTGAACAAGACAAAACCGATCTAGATCATAATGACGATGGTCTAACAGCAATTACGAGTTTAATTGAACAAAGAGTTGAAGTAGATGCAGTGTTTGAATCGCGTCAACTATTGGTAGATTTAGCGAAAGCAAGCGGTGGTCACATCCGCCAATTGATGCAAATAGCATCACAAGCATTTCTTACAGCCGCAACTCGCGATCGCGAAAAAGTTACTGCCGATGATATCATTTATGCAATTAAGCAAGAACAGTTTAATTTTGAGCGGAGTATATCAACAGAATACTATTCGGCGTTGGCTGCGGTATGTGTAAATAAGGATGTTTCTAAAGATGAAATCGGCAGGTTAATGCTGTTCAGTCTTTGGGTTTTTGAGTACAACGGCAAAAATCGCTGGAATTATGTTAATCCAGTTGTGAGGCAAATCCATGCTTTCCAAGAAGCACTCAAATCAGCTAAAAGTAACCCATAA